The Sphingomonas alpina genome has a segment encoding these proteins:
- a CDS encoding Smr/MutS family protein: MGAGAEKSPALKTVPLPPSKMQKVRKTLPLPPPQAQAAKPLPRKEERKEHATLDGSWDRQLSRGLISPDRTIDLHGHNLSTAYATLDNALDRAIRDGARVILLVTGKPPRPESERPHARGAIRAAVGDWLAGSRHAVAIAAVRGAHPRHGGTGALYIILRKAALKPGSARKN, from the coding sequence GTGGGCGCAGGTGCCGAGAAAAGTCCGGCGCTCAAGACTGTGCCACTGCCGCCGTCCAAAATGCAGAAGGTCCGCAAAACCCTTCCGCTCCCTCCGCCACAAGCCCAAGCCGCCAAACCGCTCCCAAGGAAGGAGGAGCGAAAGGAGCATGCCACGCTCGACGGCAGCTGGGACCGTCAGCTTTCGCGAGGTCTGATCTCGCCCGATCGGACGATCGACCTGCACGGCCACAATCTGTCCACCGCTTATGCCACGCTCGATAACGCGCTCGACCGGGCGATCCGCGACGGCGCCCGGGTGATCCTGCTCGTTACAGGCAAGCCGCCGCGCCCCGAAAGCGAGCGCCCGCATGCGCGTGGGGCAATCCGTGCCGCAGTCGGCGACTGGCTCGCGGGATCGCGCCATGCCGTCGCGATCGCTGCCGTGCGCGGCGCGCATCCGCGTCATGGTGGGACCGGTGCACTCTATATCATCCTGCGAAAAGCCGCACTGAAACCCGGTAGCGCCAGAAAAAATTAA
- a CDS encoding putative bifunctional diguanylate cyclase/phosphodiesterase: MEGVSLKSRAIAFAVCAGAVAFILALVATSNGTIDIGNVSRALIPAIVCAAMCWASAERAISTTASAIDSAIARLTRAAHGDLDGEIPEEIAENVPQLANAMRGLFQQLSCNLESVHRLAMFDPVTALPNRTNFRRTCERMLADLPQDIHAALFFIDLDRFKVVNDTMGHAMGDMLLGMVANRLRAVADRVVTESGAPQPLIGRLAGDEFTMFFRDLRDPADAARIGRGILFALAEPFDLAGTDVEIGASIGIAVRPEHGVNLTDLMRAADAAMYHAKANGRGRVEYFSAALAEEIADRVQLESDLREAIDQNEFALVFQPQISLPGGRIVAAEALLRWRHPRDGLRLPATFIKRAEETGLIVEIGEWVIATVADTIARWGKMGIEQRLAINISPRQLDHVAFFRRLRAAMKAANAPAHLLELEITETLAMHCSSEVVEAIAQLRNDGATISIDDFGTGYSNLARLRDLPVDRVKLDRSLIEHIATNNEARTIAHAVIGLIHGLGCEAVGEGIETQAQADVLRVIGCDVIQGYAIALPMDEDAFIAWSRTDERRALAG; the protein is encoded by the coding sequence ATGGAGGGCGTATCGCTGAAGAGTCGCGCCATCGCGTTCGCGGTGTGCGCCGGCGCGGTTGCGTTCATTCTCGCGCTCGTCGCGACGTCCAATGGCACGATCGATATCGGCAACGTCTCACGTGCACTGATCCCGGCGATCGTCTGCGCTGCGATGTGCTGGGCGTCAGCGGAGCGGGCGATATCGACCACCGCATCGGCGATCGATTCCGCCATCGCGCGACTGACGCGTGCGGCGCATGGTGATCTCGATGGTGAAATCCCCGAGGAAATCGCTGAAAACGTACCACAATTGGCGAATGCAATGCGTGGTCTGTTCCAGCAGCTCAGCTGCAATCTGGAAAGCGTCCACCGCCTGGCGATGTTCGATCCGGTGACGGCGCTACCCAATCGCACCAATTTCCGCCGGACCTGTGAGCGTATGCTGGCGGACCTGCCTCAGGACATTCATGCCGCCCTGTTCTTCATCGATCTTGATCGGTTCAAGGTGGTCAACGATACGATGGGCCATGCGATGGGGGATATGCTGCTTGGCATGGTCGCCAATCGCCTGCGTGCCGTCGCCGACCGGGTGGTGACCGAGAGCGGCGCACCGCAGCCGTTGATCGGTCGTCTCGCGGGCGACGAGTTCACCATGTTCTTTCGCGATCTGCGCGACCCTGCCGACGCCGCGAGGATCGGACGCGGCATCCTGTTCGCGCTGGCCGAGCCGTTCGACCTGGCCGGCACCGATGTCGAAATCGGCGCGTCGATCGGCATCGCGGTGCGGCCTGAGCATGGCGTCAATCTGACCGACCTGATGCGCGCCGCCGACGCTGCCATGTACCACGCCAAGGCCAATGGCCGCGGCCGGGTGGAATATTTCAGTGCCGCGCTTGCCGAGGAGATCGCCGACCGTGTGCAGCTTGAAAGCGACCTGCGCGAGGCGATCGACCAGAATGAGTTTGCGCTGGTCTTCCAGCCGCAGATCAGCTTGCCGGGTGGGCGGATTGTCGCGGCAGAAGCGTTGCTGCGCTGGCGCCATCCCCGCGATGGGCTGAGGTTGCCGGCGACCTTCATCAAACGTGCCGAGGAAACAGGGCTGATCGTCGAGATCGGCGAATGGGTCATCGCGACCGTTGCCGATACGATCGCCCGCTGGGGCAAGATGGGGATCGAGCAGCGTCTTGCGATCAATATCTCGCCGCGCCAGCTCGACCATGTTGCATTCTTCCGCCGCCTGCGCGCGGCGATGAAGGCCGCCAATGCACCGGCCCATCTGCTTGAACTGGAAATCACCGAGACGCTGGCGATGCATTGCAGCAGTGAGGTGGTCGAGGCGATCGCACAATTGCGCAACGATGGCGCGACCATTTCGATCGATGACTTCGGCACCGGCTATTCCAACCTCGCGCGACTGCGCGATCTGCCGGTGGACCGGGTCAAGCTCGACCGCAGCCTGATCGAGCATATCGCCACCAACAATGAAGCGCGCACCATTGCCCATGCCGTGATCGGCCTGATCCACGGACTGGGCTGCGAAGCGGTGGGCGAGGGGATCGAGACCCAAGCGCAGGCCGATGTGTTGCGCGTGATCGGTTGCGACGTGATCCAGGGCTATGCGATCGCGCTGCCCATGGATGAGGACGCCTTCATCGCCTGGTCTCGCACCGACGAGCGCCGCGCGCTGGCGGGTTAG
- a CDS encoding cupin domain-containing protein, with protein sequence MPKLDLDAIPQTNRTGYPPHYADVVQGRWYRRLGLASGLTDYGVSHVVLKPGAWSSQRHWHAGEDEFVVMISGEAVLVDDDGEHPMRPGDCAAFPKGDGNGHVLQNRSDAECVFIAVGRPNASDCHYPDIDMFIADGGGFTRKDGSAF encoded by the coding sequence ATGCCCAAACTTGACCTCGATGCCATCCCGCAGACCAATCGGACCGGTTATCCGCCGCACTATGCCGACGTCGTGCAAGGGCGCTGGTACCGCCGGCTCGGGCTGGCGAGCGGCCTGACCGATTATGGTGTCAGCCATGTCGTGCTCAAGCCCGGCGCCTGGTCGTCGCAACGCCACTGGCATGCGGGCGAGGACGAATTCGTCGTGATGATCTCGGGTGAGGCGGTGCTGGTCGACGATGATGGCGAACACCCGATGCGCCCCGGCGACTGCGCGGCGTTTCCGAAGGGCGACGGCAATGGCCATGTGCTGCAGAACCGTAGCGACGCGGAGTGCGTGTTCATCGCGGTCGGCCGGCCCAATGCCAGCGACTGCCACTACCCCGACATCGACATGTTCATCGCCGATGGCGGGGGTTTCACTCGCAAGGACGGGAGCGCGTTCTGA
- the dnaA gene encoding chromosomal replication initiator protein DnaA yields the protein MDNGSAKRPGHQNDSGKAWATVRGHLRESAGVRLFDQWLKPIELIDSGEADTIRLALPSAFMTNWVRNHYADRLVAEFRALLPDIRKVSIETRAASVAPAVLTVETSSAPVVKPAAPSARPALDSRFTFDRFVVDSSNMVAFNAARALAEPGKPRFSPLFLHSGTGQGKTHLMHAIGHAFLAACPEASVILMSAERFMFEFVSAMRAKDTHAFKTRLRAADMLMIDDLQFIAGKDATQEEFFHTINEVMGAGHRLVISADRCPQGLDGVETRITSRLSVGLVADIKTPDLALRRAVLERKLADLPEAKVPADVLDLLATRITANIRDLEGSLNRLVAYAQLTGEAIDLDFAVATLGDVLRGAERRVTIDEIQKAVSAHFELKPVDLVSARRAVVVARPRQIAMYLAKRLTTRSLPEIGRKFGGRDHSTVIHAVRRIEALRDTDREIDGAVRMLLRELEG from the coding sequence ATGGATAACGGGTCAGCCAAACGACCCGGACATCAGAATGACAGTGGGAAGGCATGGGCAACCGTGCGTGGCCATCTGCGCGAATCGGCAGGGGTGCGCCTGTTCGACCAGTGGCTGAAGCCGATCGAACTGATCGACAGCGGCGAGGCCGATACGATTCGGCTCGCGCTGCCGTCCGCTTTCATGACCAACTGGGTGCGCAACCATTACGCGGACCGTCTGGTTGCCGAATTCCGTGCGCTGCTGCCCGACATACGCAAAGTATCGATCGAGACTCGCGCCGCCTCGGTCGCTCCCGCCGTACTGACGGTCGAGACATCGAGCGCGCCGGTGGTCAAGCCTGCGGCGCCGTCCGCGCGTCCTGCACTCGATTCGCGCTTCACCTTCGATCGGTTCGTGGTCGATTCGTCGAACATGGTGGCCTTCAACGCCGCCAGGGCGCTGGCCGAACCCGGTAAGCCCCGCTTCAGCCCCTTGTTCCTTCATAGTGGCACGGGGCAGGGCAAGACCCATCTGATGCACGCGATTGGTCATGCCTTTCTTGCGGCATGCCCCGAGGCGTCGGTCATCCTGATGTCGGCCGAGCGCTTCATGTTCGAATTCGTCTCGGCGATGCGCGCCAAGGATACGCATGCGTTCAAGACGCGGTTGCGTGCGGCTGACATGCTGATGATCGATGACCTGCAGTTCATCGCCGGCAAGGACGCGACGCAGGAAGAGTTCTTCCACACCATCAACGAAGTGATGGGTGCGGGGCACCGGCTGGTGATCAGCGCCGATCGTTGCCCGCAAGGGCTCGATGGAGTCGAGACGCGGATCACGTCGCGCCTGTCGGTCGGCTTGGTTGCGGATATCAAGACGCCCGATCTGGCGCTGCGTCGCGCGGTGCTTGAGCGCAAGCTTGCCGATCTTCCCGAGGCGAAGGTGCCGGCCGACGTGCTCGACCTGCTTGCGACGCGCATCACGGCCAATATCCGCGACCTGGAAGGGTCACTCAACCGGCTGGTAGCCTATGCGCAACTGACCGGTGAGGCGATCGACCTCGACTTCGCGGTGGCGACCCTGGGTGATGTGCTGCGCGGCGCAGAACGCCGCGTGACGATTGATGAGATCCAGAAGGCGGTGTCGGCGCATTTCGAGCTGAAGCCGGTCGACCTGGTTTCGGCGCGCCGCGCCGTTGTCGTCGCCCGTCCGCGCCAGATCGCCATGTATCTGGCCAAGCGGCTCACCACCCGCTCACTGCCGGAGATCGGCCGCAAGTTCGGCGGCCGCGACCATTCGACCGTGATCCATGCTGTGCGCCGGATCGAAGCGCTGCGTGACACCGATCGTGAGATAGATGGAGCGGTGCGGATGCTGCTCAGGGAGTTGGAGGGCTAA
- a CDS encoding Tim44/TimA family putative adaptor protein → MFYVVLLAMVAGFLALRLYMVLGKRTGHEQPLPKPAEDRAPITTLPRPIESAPEPRELVNRNIDPKAEAGLRAIVHAEPGFDVGQFVEGAQSAYRMILEAYWKGDEDSLDWLVEDDVKQAFADAIKARQEAGHVLDNRLVSIERAIIADAGLEGRNARITVRFDADIAAVTRDAEGNLVAGSLSDAVETHDVWTFARTLKSSDPNWKLADTDEA, encoded by the coding sequence GTGTTTTACGTTGTTCTTCTCGCGATGGTGGCCGGGTTCCTGGCGCTGCGTCTGTACATGGTGCTCGGCAAGCGGACCGGGCATGAGCAGCCTTTGCCCAAACCGGCCGAGGACCGCGCACCGATCACTACGCTGCCGCGTCCGATCGAATCCGCGCCGGAGCCGCGCGAGCTGGTCAACCGCAACATCGATCCCAAGGCCGAGGCTGGCCTGCGCGCGATCGTCCATGCCGAACCGGGGTTCGACGTCGGCCAGTTCGTCGAGGGCGCGCAAAGTGCCTATCGCATGATTCTGGAAGCCTATTGGAAGGGCGACGAGGACTCGCTCGACTGGCTGGTCGAGGATGACGTGAAACAGGCATTCGCCGATGCGATCAAGGCGCGCCAGGAGGCCGGGCATGTGCTCGACAACCGGCTGGTGTCGATCGAGCGGGCGATCATCGCCGATGCCGGGCTTGAAGGCCGCAATGCGCGGATAACGGTGCGCTTCGATGCCGACATCGCCGCGGTGACGCGCGATGCAGAAGGTAATCTGGTTGCCGGCTCGCTGAGCGATGCAGTCGAGACGCATGATGTGTGGACCTTCGCGCGGACGCTGAAGAGCAGCGATCCGAACTGGAAGCTCGCCGACACCGACGAAGCTTGA
- the secB gene encoding protein-export chaperone SecB, whose amino-acid sequence MDEQDNGANGGEPYANGEDTTPAIGLISQYVKDLSFENPNAPAVYQNPAQPQIDVQFNIGSGQVGEDVHEVVLRIDVRAEADGQVAFIAELAYAGLFGIRNVPAEHIQPFLLGEAPRLIFPFARRVLADAIRDGGFPPLLLEPIDFAALYQQQALAEGQPAVTTAETGTA is encoded by the coding sequence ATGGACGAACAGGACAATGGCGCGAACGGTGGCGAGCCCTATGCCAATGGCGAGGACACCACGCCCGCGATCGGCCTTATTTCGCAATATGTGAAGGATCTGTCGTTCGAGAATCCGAACGCGCCGGCGGTCTATCAGAACCCGGCCCAGCCGCAGATCGACGTTCAGTTCAACATCGGATCGGGCCAGGTCGGCGAAGACGTGCATGAAGTCGTGCTGCGTATCGACGTCCGCGCCGAGGCTGATGGCCAGGTCGCTTTCATCGCCGAGCTCGCCTATGCTGGTCTCTTCGGCATCCGCAACGTGCCGGCCGAGCACATCCAGCCCTTCCTGCTCGGTGAAGCCCCTCGCCTGATCTTCCCCTTCGCGCGCCGCGTGCTGGCCGATGCGATCCGCGATGGCGGCTTCCCGCCGCTGCTGCTCGAGCCGATCGACTTCGCCGCGCTGTACCAGCAGCAGGCATTGGCCGAAGGCCAACCAGCGGTGACCACCGCGGAAACCGGCACGGCCTGA
- a CDS encoding murein transglycosylase A: MSMRRCGVVALALMLGACGGGVVPRPSNPSSHEPPVRKPVAAKPIAPITVAPPTGALNAAAAGVVGGPPISSLPITDAQAVRALAAFRLSCPSLMRRTDASGLTRGADWQPACSAAATVRGNDARAFFEQWFESVQVGDGRAFATGYYEPEIAGSRDRRSGYDVPIYGRPTDLIEADLGQFSDDLKGKKIRGRLDRNALVPYYDRTQIEEGALSGRAPIIAWAADPVEIFFLQIQGSGRLKLPDGSVMRIGYDTQNGRGYTGIGALMKERGLLKPGQTSMQGIVAWLRENPAQGRDIMRENKSFVFFREQNGPPLGALGLAVTGQVSAAADPKFIPLGAPVFLSADRTDATGLWVAQDTGGAIRGANRIDTFWGAGSEARAIAGGMSARGSAFLLLPIGTLDRLTAEKASAVR, from the coding sequence ATGAGTATGCGCCGCTGCGGGGTGGTCGCGCTGGCGCTGATGTTGGGCGCGTGCGGCGGTGGCGTGGTGCCGCGTCCGTCCAATCCGTCGTCTCATGAACCGCCGGTCCGCAAGCCAGTTGCTGCCAAGCCGATTGCGCCGATAACGGTGGCGCCGCCGACAGGCGCGCTGAATGCAGCGGCCGCAGGTGTGGTGGGCGGGCCGCCAATCTCTTCATTGCCGATCACCGATGCCCAGGCGGTACGCGCGCTGGCCGCATTTCGGTTGAGCTGTCCATCGCTGATGCGACGCACCGATGCATCGGGTCTGACACGCGGTGCCGATTGGCAGCCGGCGTGCAGCGCGGCCGCCACCGTGCGTGGAAACGATGCACGGGCATTCTTCGAACAATGGTTCGAAAGCGTGCAGGTCGGCGACGGGCGCGCCTTTGCGACCGGCTATTACGAACCGGAAATCGCTGGCTCACGTGACCGGCGTAGTGGTTATGATGTGCCGATCTATGGCCGTCCCACCGACCTGATCGAGGCGGATCTCGGCCAGTTCAGCGACGATCTGAAAGGCAAGAAGATCCGCGGGCGGCTCGATCGCAATGCCCTGGTCCCCTATTATGATCGCACGCAGATCGAGGAGGGGGCGCTTTCCGGCCGTGCGCCGATCATCGCCTGGGCAGCGGACCCCGTGGAGATATTCTTCCTGCAGATCCAGGGCTCCGGAAGGCTCAAACTGCCCGACGGATCCGTGATGCGGATCGGCTATGATACCCAGAATGGGCGGGGCTATACCGGCATCGGCGCGCTGATGAAGGAACGCGGCCTGCTCAAGCCCGGGCAGACTTCGATGCAGGGTATCGTGGCCTGGCTACGTGAAAATCCCGCTCAGGGCCGCGACATCATGCGCGAGAACAAGAGCTTCGTATTCTTTCGCGAACAGAATGGCCCGCCACTCGGCGCACTTGGTCTGGCGGTGACCGGGCAGGTCAGCGCGGCGGCGGATCCCAAGTTCATTCCGCTGGGTGCGCCTGTGTTCCTCTCAGCCGACCGCACCGACGCGACCGGCCTGTGGGTGGCGCAGGACACCGGCGGGGCGATCCGCGGGGCCAACCGGATCGACACATTCTGGGGCGCCGGCAGCGAGGCGCGCGCGATCGCGGGCGGTATGAGCGCCCGGGGCTCCGCGTTCCTCTTGTTGCCGATCGGCACGCTCGACCGTCTGACGGCTGAGAAGGCATCGGCGGTCCGTTGA
- a CDS encoding GNAT family N-acetyltransferase yields the protein MTQIHIRPVTRGDFAAWLPLWDGYNAFYKRSGPTALPAEITRTTWERFLDPHEPVHALVAEADGQLLGLTHFIFHRSTNSIADTCYLQDLFTTEAARGKGVGSALIAAVHDRARLAGAGRVYWQTHDGNSVARRLYDQVGENSGFIVYRKLVEQPI from the coding sequence ATGACCCAGATCCATATACGTCCGGTAACGCGGGGCGATTTTGCGGCCTGGTTGCCATTATGGGACGGCTATAACGCCTTTTACAAACGGTCCGGCCCGACCGCGCTCCCCGCGGAGATCACGCGAACGACCTGGGAGCGCTTCCTCGACCCGCACGAGCCGGTCCATGCACTGGTCGCCGAGGCCGATGGGCAATTGCTCGGCCTGACGCACTTCATCTTTCACCGCAGCACCAACTCGATCGCCGACACCTGCTATCTGCAGGACCTGTTCACGACCGAAGCGGCACGGGGAAAAGGCGTCGGCAGTGCGCTGATCGCCGCAGTTCATGATCGCGCCCGGCTGGCTGGTGCGGGACGTGTTTATTGGCAGACTCATGATGGCAATTCGGTCGCGCGCCGGCTCTACGATCAAGTCGGCGAGAATAGCGGCTTCATCGTGTACCGGAAGCTGGTGGAGCAGCCTATCTAA
- the dapE gene encoding succinyl-diaminopimelate desuccinylase: MTETLVIDPVDLTKQLIACDSVTPARGSVFDVLEAALIPLGFEVERFVSGEAPDGPVENLLAVRGSGGRHFAFAGHLDVVPPGSGWTSGAFEPEIRGGLLHGRGAVDMKGAIAAFVAAIPTEIDGTISLVITGDEEGPATYGTVAIIERMAARGLTPDLCLVGEPTSVNRLGDMIKIGRRGSVNMWIEVPGKQGHVAYPHLADNPIPKLVAILAEIGAIELDRGSEWFQPSNIEVTDVTVGNPATNVIPAHASARLSIRFNDLQRGEDLVARIERIVATHAPEGKLIARISGEAFLTLPGDFSTLIGDAIEARSGIRPELSTTGGTSDARFLSKLCPVVEFGLLNATMHKLDEAVAVDDLMALTGIYAEILQRALEESK; this comes from the coding sequence ATGACGGAGACACTTGTGATCGACCCGGTTGACCTGACCAAGCAGCTCATCGCCTGCGACAGCGTAACACCCGCGCGCGGCAGCGTGTTCGACGTGCTGGAGGCGGCGTTGATCCCGCTGGGGTTCGAGGTGGAGCGCTTCGTCAGCGGGGAAGCCCCCGACGGGCCGGTCGAGAATCTGCTCGCGGTGCGAGGTTCGGGCGGGCGGCATTTCGCCTTTGCCGGGCATCTCGACGTGGTGCCGCCGGGCAGCGGCTGGACCAGCGGCGCGTTCGAGCCGGAGATTCGCGGCGGCCTGCTCCATGGGCGCGGCGCAGTCGATATGAAGGGCGCGATCGCCGCCTTTGTCGCGGCCATACCGACTGAGATCGACGGCACGATCAGCCTGGTGATCACCGGCGACGAGGAAGGTCCCGCGACCTATGGCACCGTCGCGATCATCGAGCGCATGGCAGCGCGCGGGTTGACACCCGACCTGTGTCTGGTCGGCGAGCCGACCAGCGTCAATCGGCTGGGCGACATGATCAAGATCGGCCGGCGCGGATCGGTCAATATGTGGATCGAGGTGCCGGGCAAGCAGGGCCATGTCGCCTATCCCCATCTCGCCGACAATCCGATCCCGAAGCTGGTGGCGATCCTCGCCGAGATTGGCGCGATCGAACTCGACCGGGGCAGTGAGTGGTTTCAGCCGTCGAACATCGAGGTGACCGACGTGACCGTCGGCAATCCCGCGACCAACGTCATTCCCGCCCATGCCTCGGCCCGGCTCAGCATCCGTTTCAACGATCTGCAGCGCGGCGAAGATCTGGTCGCGCGGATCGAGCGCATCGTCGCGACGCATGCGCCGGAAGGCAAGCTCATAGCGCGCATCTCGGGCGAAGCGTTCCTGACTCTGCCGGGGGATTTCTCGACCCTGATCGGCGATGCGATCGAAGCGCGCAGTGGCATTCGCCCGGAACTGTCGACCACCGGCGGCACGTCCGATGCGCGCTTCCTGTCGAAACTATGCCCGGTAGTGGAGTTCGGCCTGCTCAACGCGACAATGCACAAGCTGGACGAAGCGGTCGCAGTTGACGACCTCATGGCGCTGACCGGAATCTATGCCGAGATCCTCCAGCGCGCGCTGGAGGAATCGAAATGA
- the murJ gene encoding murein biosynthesis integral membrane protein MurJ, with translation MNLTRALGSVGGLTLASRVLGLVRDSLFARFIGASFASDAFLIAFRLPNMFRALFAEGAFSAAFIPMFNRKMAEDEEGSLVKGVSFAEDALSVLLPILIVMTIVMELAAYPVTWALSGGFNGVSPAEFDFAVELSRITFPYLLLISLVSLLGGILNSLHKFWVNAAAPILLNATLIAALLFFHASDPLGTARNQAIAVTVSGALQLLWLVLACRSSGVKLRLRLPRLNPDVKKLLSLIWPAAAGAGAVQINLVISTALAASLLPEGSVSYIYYADRLNQLPLGLIGIGLGTVLLPTISRQLGKGLETEAMETQNRGMELALFFTLPATIALIVCGVPIISALFQHGKFTSADTLATAGALAAFSVGLPAYILVKVLTPGFYARSDTKTPVRFATISIAINLILNLAFIVPLQHLGPPLATALASCVNVALLYLALKKRGHFVADLRLRHRAVRLLGAALIMGVAMYFLDDLFTPYTTGASLTRWLAMFILVGTGGLVYAIACFVLRAYRPADLRALLRRTPV, from the coding sequence ATGAACCTTACCCGTGCACTCGGATCGGTCGGCGGGCTGACGCTGGCCAGCCGGGTGCTCGGGCTGGTGCGAGATTCGCTGTTCGCACGCTTCATCGGCGCGAGCTTCGCGTCGGATGCGTTTCTGATCGCCTTTCGTTTGCCCAATATGTTCCGCGCCCTCTTCGCCGAGGGCGCGTTTTCCGCCGCGTTCATCCCGATGTTCAATCGCAAGATGGCGGAGGATGAGGAAGGCAGCCTGGTCAAGGGCGTGTCCTTTGCCGAGGATGCGCTGTCGGTGCTGTTGCCGATCCTGATCGTGATGACGATCGTGATGGAGCTGGCCGCCTATCCGGTGACCTGGGCCCTGTCGGGCGGATTCAATGGCGTCTCTCCGGCCGAATTCGACTTTGCGGTCGAATTGTCGCGGATCACCTTTCCCTATCTGCTGCTGATCAGCCTCGTCTCGCTGCTCGGCGGCATCCTCAATTCGCTGCACAAATTCTGGGTCAACGCCGCGGCGCCGATCCTGCTCAACGCAACGCTGATTGCCGCCCTGCTGTTCTTCCATGCCAGCGATCCGCTCGGCACGGCGCGCAACCAGGCGATCGCGGTCACCGTCTCGGGCGCGCTGCAGCTCCTCTGGCTGGTGCTGGCGTGCCGATCGAGCGGAGTAAAACTTCGCCTCAGACTGCCGCGCCTCAATCCGGACGTGAAAAAATTACTCTCGCTGATCTGGCCTGCGGCCGCCGGAGCGGGCGCGGTGCAGATCAATCTCGTCATCTCGACCGCGCTCGCTGCCAGCCTGCTGCCGGAAGGGTCGGTTTCGTACATCTATTACGCCGACCGGCTGAACCAGCTGCCGCTCGGCCTGATCGGCATCGGGCTCGGCACCGTCCTGCTCCCGACCATCTCGCGCCAGCTCGGCAAAGGTCTCGAGACCGAGGCAATGGAGACGCAGAATCGCGGCATGGAACTCGCGCTGTTCTTCACGCTGCCCGCCACGATCGCGCTGATCGTGTGCGGCGTGCCGATCATTTCCGCCCTGTTCCAGCACGGGAAATTCACCAGCGCCGATACGCTGGCGACGGCCGGGGCGCTCGCTGCCTTCTCGGTTGGGCTGCCCGCCTATATCCTGGTCAAGGTGCTGACCCCCGGCTTCTATGCCCGTTCGGATACCAAAACGCCGGTGCGCTTCGCGACCATTTCGATCGCGATCAACCTGATACTCAACCTCGCCTTCATCGTGCCGCTGCAACATCTCGGGCCGCCACTCGCTACCGCGTTGGCGAGCTGCGTCAACGTCGCCCTGCTCTATCTGGCGCTGAAGAAGCGCGGACATTTCGTTGCTGACCTGCGGCTGCGTCACCGCGCGGTCCGGCTGCTCGGCGCGGCGCTGATCATGGGCGTGGCGATGTATTTCCTCGATGATCTGTTCACGCCCTACACCACCGGAGCGAGCCTGACTCGCTGGCTGGCGATGTTCATACTGGTCGGCACCGGCGGGCTGGTCTACGCGATCGCCTGCTTCGTGTTGCGCGCCTATCGCCCCGCCGATCTGCGCGCATTGCTGCGTCGTACTCCTGTTTGA
- the trpS gene encoding tryptophan--tRNA ligase: MRVVSGIQPTGNLHLGNYLGAIKQWVAMQDAMGPGEDSLFFLADLHALTVAIDPKELNSNTIEMAATLLAAGIDPDRAILFNQARVREHSELAWILGGTARTGWLNRMTQWKDKAGKNREGASVGLYTYPVLQAADVLLYKATHVPVGDDQKQHLELARDIATKFNQDFGVELFPLPDPLISAAAPRIMSLRDGSAKMSKSDPSDGSRINLIDSDDTIVQKLKKAKSDGDLLPDSFGGLADRPEAKNLVTIYAALSDISPDAVMTEFAGKGFGAFKPALADLAVAKLGPIRDRLTRLLEDRGAVTEALSKGAARATALAAPTLAEAQRAVGLNV, translated from the coding sequence ATGCGCGTCGTCTCCGGCATCCAGCCAACCGGCAATCTCCACCTCGGCAATTATCTCGGTGCGATCAAGCAATGGGTCGCGATGCAGGATGCGATGGGGCCGGGCGAAGATAGCCTGTTCTTCCTGGCGGACCTCCATGCCCTGACCGTCGCGATCGACCCGAAAGAGCTTAATTCGAACACGATCGAGATGGCCGCGACCCTGCTTGCCGCCGGCATCGATCCTGACCGCGCGATCCTGTTCAATCAGGCGCGCGTGCGCGAGCATAGCGAGCTTGCCTGGATCCTGGGCGGCACCGCGCGCACCGGCTGGTTGAACCGGATGACGCAGTGGAAGGACAAGGCGGGCAAGAATCGCGAGGGCGCAAGCGTCGGTCTTTATACCTATCCGGTGCTGCAAGCCGCGGATGTGCTGCTCTACAAAGCGACCCATGTGCCGGTCGGCGACGACCAGAAACAGCATCTCGAGCTCGCGCGCGACATTGCGACCAAGTTCAACCAGGATTTCGGCGTCGAACTGTTCCCGCTACCCGATCCTCTAATCTCGGCCGCGGCACCGCGCATCATGTCGTTGCGCGACGGATCGGCGAAGATGTCCAAGTCCGACCCGTCGGACGGATCGCGCATCAACCTGATCGATAGCGACGACACGATCGTCCAGAAGCTGAAAAAAGCGAAGTCCGATGGCGATTTGCTGCCCGACAGCTTTGGCGGGTTGGCCGACCGGCCCGAGGCGAAGAATCTGGTGACGATCTATGCGGCGCTATCGGATATTTCGCCGGATGCGGTGATGACCGAGTTCGCTGGCAAGGGCTTCGGCGCGTTCAAGCCGGCGCTCGCCGATCTGGCCGTTGCAAAGCTCGGCCCGATTCGTGACCGGCTGACGCGGTTGCTGGAGGATCGGGGTGCCGTGACCGAGGCTCTTTCCAAAGGCGCGGCCCGGGCGACCGCACTTGCGGCACCAACCTTGGCAGAAGCGCAGCGTGCGGTCGGCCTGAACGTCTGA